Below is a window of Prosthecobacter algae DNA.
TCATCACCGTCGTCTATGTGCCCATCCTCGCGCTGCAAGGCATCGAGGGGAAGATGTTCAAGCCCATGGCCCTCGTCGTCATGCTCGCGCTCGGTGGTTCGCTGGTGCTCGCCGTCACCTTGATGCCCGTGCTGTGCTCGTATCTGCTCGGTGGGAAGATTCAGGAAAAGGACAACTGGCTCGTCACGCTAACAAAACGTCTCTACACGCCGCTGCTCCGCTTCGGCCTGCGGTTCAAGCCGCTCATCGTGCTGCCTATGCTCATCATGTTCGGCTCCTCGCTCTGGGTCTTCACACGTCTCGGCTCCGAGTTCATCCCGCAGCTCGACGAGGGCGACTTCGCCTTCCAGCTCATCCGCAGCAGCAGCGCCGGTTTGTCCTCCTCGCTGGAGTTGCAAAAGCAGAGCGAGGCCGTCATCCGCCGCGACTTCCCCGAGGTAAAAGAAATGTTCTCCCGCATCGGCACCGCCGAGATCGCCACCGACCCGATGAACCCCAACGTGGCCGACACCTACCTCATGCTCTCGCCGCGTGATCAGTGGCGCAAAGAAGACGGCAAACCCATCAGCAAAGAACACCTCGGCGAACTCATGCGGAAAGCTCTGCTCGATCAAGTGCCCGGGCAAAACATCCTCGTCACCCAGCCCATCCAGATGCGCTTCAACGAGATCATGGCCGGAGCACGCGCCGACCTCGTGTGCAAAATCTTTGGCGACAGCTACGACGAACTCGAACGCCTCGCCGGAGAAGTCCGCACCGCGATCACCGCCATCCCCGGCGGCGGCGAGACCGAGTTCGACAGCATCGGCAAGAACCCCATGATCGAAATCCAGCCCGACCGCGAGGCCATGCGCAAGTTCAACGTCCACGCCGATGAACTCAACCGCCTCATCGAGACCGCGCTTGCCGGAACCGAAGTCGGCCTCGTCATCGAAGGCAACAAACGCAGCCCCATCGTCGTCCGCCTCGGTGAAGACCGCCGCAGCGACCTCGAAGGCATCAAACGCCTCGCCCTCCGCACCGAAGGCGGCGGCATGTTGGCCCTCGGCCAGGTCGCCAAGATCGTCCTCGTCCCCCAGCCCGTGCAGATCGCCCGCGAAGATGCCCAGCGCCGAGTCAGCATCCTCATCAACGTGCGCGGACGCGACACCGAAGGCTTCGTGCAGGAGGCCACCCAGGCCATCCATGACAAAGTGAAGTTCCCCGACGGCTACTACTTCGAGTTCGGCGGCCAGTTCAAGAACCTGCAAGAAGCCAAAGCCCGCCTCATGATCGTCGTGCCGCTCGCGCTCGCGTTGATCTTCGTCCTCATCTTCCTGAGCTTCGGCTCTTTCCGGCAGGCCACGCTCATCTTCATGTGCGTCCCGCTCGCCGTCACCGGTGGCATCTTCGCTTTGTATCTGCGCGACATGCCCTTCACCATCAGCGCCGCTGTCGGCTTCATCGCTTTGAGCGGCATCGCCGTGCTGAATGGCATCATGCTCATCAGCTACATCAACCAACTGCGCGGCGAAGGCCGCGAGGTGCGCGAGGCCGTCGTCGAAGGCACCCTCACTCGTCTGCGGCCCAAGCTCATGACCGCGCTCGTCGCCAGCCTCGGCTTCGTCCCCATGGCGATTGCCACCGGTGCCGGTGCGGAAGTCCAGCGCCCCATCGCCACCGTCGTCATCGGCGGCATCATCACCTCCACTTTCCTCACCCTGCTCGTCGTGCCTGTGCTCTACGACTGGATTGAGCGCAAAACCAAAGCCCAAACAAACACACCATGAAAACACTGCTCAACATCCTCATCATCGCCGCCCTCGCTACCACGTCCGCTTTTGCCGACGCCAAAGTCAAAGCCGGTCCCCGCAAAGGCCTCCTCCTCGATCTCGGCGGCAAACAAGCCGAGTTCTTCGTCGAAAAAGACCGCAGCATCAGCATTGCCGTCTATGACGCCGCGCTGAAAGCCCAGCCCGCCAGCACCGAAGTCATCACAGCCACCGCCGAAGCCCCCAGCGGCAAGGCCAAGATGGCCTTCGAGGTCAAAGACGGCAAACTCGTCTCCACCACCAAGCTCCCCGAAGGCGAAGGCTATCAAGTCGTCCTCCAAGCGAAGTCCACCCCCGACGCCAAGACCAAGAACTTCCGCATCAAGCTCCAGCTCCACATCTGCGGCGGCCCCTGCAAAAACCCCGAATACGCCTGCACCTGCGACGAGTGATCTTTATTTTTTGGAGGGGTTTGGCGAGGGGTGGAGTTGCACTGGATGAACGCACAACATCGCGTCCAACCAAACTAACCAAACCAAATCCAACCATGAAAACGAAACTCGCCCTCCTCGCCGTCACGATCCTCGTCGGCTTCAGTTACACAAGCGCCAGCGCCAACCCTTGGAAGGGAGTGCCTCCGGGCTTCACCGCCAAAGCCAGCGCACCCGCCAAGCCCGCGTTCAAGTCCTGCTGCGAAACCAAAACGCGCTACACCACCAACGGTATCAAGAACGGCATCGTGGTGAACAAGAGCATCGTGTGCAACACCGGCTGCGACGCGCCACACGCCGGGAAGAACTGCACCGCCGCCGAGCGCACGCAATGCGCGAACTAACCCGCCGCCAAACCAGCAACCCGCCAGGAACGGATGACCTGGCAGGTTGATCTTCCATCCATCATCCGACATCTTCCCGTGTCATGAACGATCACGAACTCGACTCCCTCATTCGCCAGTCTCATCCCAAAATGGAACTGCCTGCCTCTTTCAATCGCGAGGTCTGGGAACGTGTCTCCGTGGCTTCTCCGGTGCCCGCCCTCGGCGGATGGCGCGAGATCGTGGATGCGCTGCTACTCTGGATCGCCAAGCCCGTCCCTGCCGTTGCAGCAGTCACCGTGATGCTCGCGGCAGGCGCAGGACTCGGCGGTTTTACCGTGAGTGAGAGCAGCGCATCCGCCCAGCGCACCGCCTACTTCGCCTCCATCAATCCGCTGCACCCAGCGCATCTGCCCACCCAGGAATGAAACGCGGACTCCTCATCCTCATTCTTGCCGTGGCAGCCTCCACGGCGGCTTTTTTCATCACGCGCAACCAATGCCAGTGCGGCACCCGTCTGGACGCCACCTCTCATGATGGCGAGACAATGCTTCCCGAGCTGGAATGGCTGCACCGGGAACTCAAGCTCGACGACACTCAGTTTGAGAAGGTCAAAGCCCAGCACCTCGCCTACAAGCCCACCTGCGAGGCATTGTGCATGAAAGTGGTGGCGGCACGGAAAAAAATCGGCCAGCTCGCTGCTCAAGGAAACCTGTCTTCGCCCGAGTTTGACGCCGCCTTGCAGGAGCAGGCCGCCGTGCATGTCGAATGTCAGAAGGCTCTACTCCGGCACCTTCACCAAACAGCAGGACTCATGTCCGAATCCCAAGCACGCCAATATCTCGATGCCATGTTGCCGCAGGTCATCGGCGTGGCGGCGGAACCCGTCAGCCACGGGCATTAACCACGCGTGCCACTCATGAGCTATCAAGACGAGGAGGACATTCAGCTCATGCAGAAGCTCACTGCGGGCGAGGATCTGGCGTTGAACGAGTTGATGCACCGCTGGCGTGATCGAGTGGCCTCCTTCCTCCTCCGCATGGTCGGAGATCATGCCACGGCCACCGACCTGGCGCAGGAAACCTTCGTCCGTCTCTACACCAGCCGGAAAAGCTACAAGCCGACCGCTGCCTTTTCGACCTACCTCTTTCACATCGCGGCAAATCTCGCCCGCAGCCATGCCCGGTGGAAAGGCAGACATCCCACCGTGCCGATGGAGGATGAGGCTGGTGAGCTGACCCATGATCCGGTTGATCCGCAACTCACGCCGGACGACGCCGCCGCGCTCAACGAAAAGGCCGCGCTGGTGAACAAGGCCATCGGCAGATTGCCCGCTGAGTTGCGGGAGGCTTTGTTGCTGTTCGCCGTCGAGCAGATGAGCCAAGCCGAGATCGCAGCGGTTTTGCGTTGTTCGGTCAAAGCGGTGGAAGTGCGTGTTTATCGAGCACGTCAGATGCTTCGTCAGATGCTCGATGCCAGTCTGTAACGCGCCGATCTTGCGCTCCATGAGGCACGAATTGTGAAGCTGGAGGGGTTCTCGCGGAGGTGGAGTTGCAGACGATAAGGGCGGGTCAGTCACTCGCTCCGAAAACCAAACACAAACCAAACGCATCCATACCATGAAATCCAAACTCATCCGCACCTCGCTTCTCGGACTCGCCGCCATCGGCACGCTGGTCCTCGCGTCATGCCAGGCTCCATCCTCCGCCCCCACAGCCGCCGTGAGCTGTGACAAGTGCGGCACCGTCCACTTCAAAGCGCCGTCCACGGGCTACGGGCCGGGCAACAAAGGCATTGTCACCCTGCGTGACGCCAGCCGCATGTCCTGCCCGGAGTGTGAGAACCAGGTCATCGCCATGATGAAGACTGGCAGCCTCACCAAGCATGTGTGCAAATCCTGTGGTGGTGCTCTGCGCCACTGCACGCAGCATTAAGCACACTGGCAGCCTCCAAAGCCGCCTGTGACTCACCTCGCAGGCGGCTTTTCATTTGCGGCCACGGTTTCGAGGAAAAAAGAAACTTGAGGGGTCAGCACAGCATCGGCGTTGAACCCAACGTCCGCATCTTTGGACAACCACAAACCCAAACTCTGAATCCATCATGAAACTCGTCCTCACCCTCCTCTCCAGTCTGCTCCTCGGCGCAGGCATCGCATCCGCCGCTGATGCTGGCGTCCCAGCCACCTACCCACTCAAAAAGTGCGTCGTCTCCGATGAAGACCTCGGCACCATGGGCAAGGCCGTCAAAGTCACCCACGAAGGCACTGACGTGTATCTTTGCTGCAAAGCCTGCACGAAGGACTTTCAAAAAGAAGCCGCCAAGTATGTCGCCAAAGTAAAGGCGGCGGAGAAGAAATAAGAGCGTGTTTGAGGGGCACGCCTATACGGGGCATCACCCCCTCTTCACTCAGGAGTATCACCTCGTCGCCCTTCCTCTGGCTGGGGGGGACAGAACGGATACCAGAGTTTTTGACGCTCCCACCTGCACGAAGCGTGTCTAGTGCCCGGCAGGTTTGGGCGTTCGGACTGACGCCACATTCACTCAGAAGGTCGCTCAGTGAGATTCGGATCGTTCGCAACGACTCCATTTGCTCGTCGATGCGGCGGATTTTCTGTTTCAGAACTTCGGATATTTTTTTACAATCGAAAGCGCTCTCATGCGACTGGCCGCGCAGCATTGGCTTGATCTCCCGCAGAGTGAAGCCCGCCGTGAGACATTCCCGGATGAACTGAATCTCCGCGACGACCGCGACGGGATAGACGCGGTAGCCGCCGGGCGAGCGCTTGGGCCGGGGCAGCAAGCCCTCCCTCTCATAGAAGCGGATGGTCTGCGTGCTGACGCCCGCCTGGGTGGCGAGAGCGCCGATCAAGATTAGTTGCTCGGACATAAAATCGTTGTTGACCTTATACCATACTTCAAGGCGCACCTTCAATCCCTATGAAAACGGCAATCACCACCAGTAACGCCTGCCCACTCTGCCAGCAGACCGGGAAAAAAATCAGTGACCTCACCCTCGCCGCTCAGGTGAAGGAGGACACGCTTGCCGCCCTGCCGTCGCAGGAGGGCTTCCGCTTCTGTGCCCAACGCGACTGCCCCGTCGTCTATTACCGGGAGGAAGGTGGCGTGACGATCTCGCTGGACCAGGTGCGCCACCCGGTCTTTCAAAAGAGCGACGATCCCCGGCGTCCTGTCTGCTACTGTTTTTCGCATACCGTGGAGGAGATCACAGCGGAGGTGAAGAAAGCCGGGCGCTCCTCCGTGCCGCAAGCGATCAAGGACAACTGCTCCAAAGGACTCGATGCCTGCGAGCGCAACAATCCGCAGGGCTCCTGCTGCCTCGGCAATGTCTCCAAGGTGGTGAAATCGGCGCAAAGCGTGCAGGACGCAACCACGAGTAGAGAAACCGATTGCGGTTCCTGCTGCACCACAGACGCATCGGCTGTCAAAACGAAAACGACCACCCCGCGCCCGCGAAGCGGCTGGCTTGGACTCGGCGCGGTCTTCAGCGCCATGCTAGCCTCCGCGTGCTGCTGGCTGCCTTTGCTGCTCATCGCCTTCGGTGCCTCGACGGCGGGAGTATCCGGCTTCTTCGAGACCTGGCGTCCAGTGCTGCTGGGCATCACCTTTGTGCTGCTCGGGGCCGGGTTCTACCTGGTCTATTTCCGCAACAACTGCTGCGATGTTGACGGCGCTTGCACCACCAATTCCGGCGCACGCAAGCGCTCCTGCTGGATGCTCTGGCTAGCCACGGCCCTCGTCCTTGTCTTCGCGGCCTTCCCGAAGTATGCAGGCTGGCTTGCCACCTCCGGTAACTCGACCTCCCATGAAACCGGCGGCGAGGTCACCACTCTGACCGTCGGCGGAATGACCTGTGAAGCCTGCGCCACCGGACTGAACGAATCTCTGCGCCACATTCCCGGGGTGCTAGCCACCGAAGTGAACTACGCCACGCGCACTGTTCATGTCTCCACCGTCACAGCGGATACTCGGCAGACAATCGTCGCAGTGCGACAGGCGTTAAGCGAAGCGGGCTATACCGTCGAACCAGCCAAGAATTCGCTACTGCCAGCAAAACCCTGACCTGCATTTGACATCTTTGAATACCTCACCCGCTAAACTTGCCACCAGACATTTTCGAGCGATTTTGAGGGGTTAGCTCACGCAAGGAGTTACACCCGCCACACCCAACTGACTTTGCCCCCATGAAACACGCCTGCACCAGACTCATCCTCGCCGCCATCTTCCTGATGGTGCAGGTGGCGGGTGCGTCTGTCTCCCGCCCTTCATGCATGCAAGGCAAGGAAGCCAAAGCTGCCCCTTGCACACTCGGTTGCTGTTCAGGCCCGGTGTGTGAATGCGGCATGGCCCCGATGCAAAAGCCGGCAAAGCCTGCGCCCGCAGCCCCCGCTTCGCAGGGCCAGCCGGTCAAGTTCATGCCGGTGCTGGTGAATGTTTTCACGCAGACGTTCGCTCCGCTCGTTTTGCAGAAAGCGGCACGGCCTCTGGCACCGGATGCCTTCCTGCCGCACTGCCCGCCTGCTCTGGCGCTGCACTGCGCCCTCCTCATCTGACGAAAGCTCGTTTTCACAGGCGCATTGTGCCCGCATCACGCGAGGCACGGACCCGAAACGAAGCATTTTTTCAATGAGGATACCATGAAGACCACATCATCACTTTCTGCCCTGGCGCTGTCCCTGGCAGCAGCACTCGCGGCCCAGGCCGCCGACAGCACTCCCGCCACTCCGGCGCTCATCCAGCGGCTCGCCAAAGAAGCCGCCGCCACGCATCCCTCCGTGCAGGCCGCCGCTGCCCGCACTCAGGCGGCCACGTCGGCCATCGGCTCCATTCGCCTTTGGGAAGACCCGCAGCTCGGCTTGGGCACTTTGTTTGCCAGCAACATGAACCGCCAGGGCCAGGGGGACATCGCCGTGGGCGTGGATCAAATGCTGCCTCGTCGCGGACTGTATCGTGCGGAGAAAAGCCGCGCCACTGCCGAACAGCTCGCCCAAGCCGCGATGCAGAAACAGATCGCGAATGAGCTGGGCCTCATGGTGGCTCAGGCAACTCTGGAACTCGCTCTCTCGGATGAGGTGATCCGGCTTCAAGCTGAGAACGTGGCCTGGCTGGAAACCATCGTGAAGACGGCGGAAGAACGCGCAAAGAACCCCGATGCCAGCGCCACGGAAACGCTGCGACTGGAAAGCGAACTCGCGGTGAAGCAGCAAGTGCTCGCCAGTGCGCGGCGTCAGCGCGGCCAGTTCGCCACCACACTGAATCTCTTGCTGGGCCGTGCTGCGGATGCCCCGTGGCCGTCTTTGTCACTTCCCGCGCAGGCTCAGGATCACGCCAGTGCCACGGCGCTGAAAGTGCGACTGGAGCGGGACAATCCCGCGCTCGCCTCGCTGCGCCATCAGATCGAAGCCGCGCAGGCGGAAACCATGGCAGCGCGTGAGAAGCGCAAGCCCGCCTTCTCCATGGGCCTCCAGGTCAACACCTACTCCCAGGGCACCCTTCAGGACACGATGGCGATGCTGAACTTCAAAATGACGCTGCCGTGGTTCAATCGCAAAGCCTACGAGGCCGACATCGCCCGCGCCGACCAACTGCACGAAGCCGCGCAGGGTGATCTGGCCGCGCAACAGCGCACGCTCTACACCCAGCTCTCCGTCTTCATCACCGAAGCCCGGAACAACCAGCAACTCGTGAACGCCTACGTCACGGAGGTAGTGCCAAAGTCAGAGAAGACCGTCGAGTCGCTGCAAAACGCCTGGGTGTCGTCCAAGGCCACGCTGCTCGATGTGCTCGATGCCCGCCGCGCCCTGCTGGAGGCGCACATGGAGCACCAGCGGGCGCTCGCCACCTGGCAGGTTGCCCTGCAAAACCTCACCGCACTCACCGGCGGCTTCGCACAACCCTCACGTCCCTGATCCCATGAAAACTTTCCTCACACTCATTCTTCTCGTCGCCGCAGCCGCCGCAGGCTGGTTCTTGCGCGGCAATCATTCATCCAGCATGAGCACCGCGCCCGCATCCACAGAGCGGAAGGTGCTTTTTTATCAGAGCGCCATGCACCCCTGGATCAAAAGCGACAAGCCGGGCCGCTGCACCATCTGCGGCATGGAGCTGACGCCCGTTTATGAAGGAGACAAAGGTTTCGACGCAGGTGGCGGCGATGTGGTGCCGCTCACGCAGAATCAAATCCAGGTCATGCAGGTGCAGACCGTGGAGGCCAAAGTGCAGCCGCTTATGAAGACGCTTCGCGTGGCAGGGATGATGGATGATGACGAGCGGCGGCATCGGATCATCAGTGCCTATGTGGATGGCCGCGT
It encodes the following:
- a CDS encoding TolC family protein; this translates as MKTTSSLSALALSLAAALAAQAADSTPATPALIQRLAKEAAATHPSVQAAAARTQAATSAIGSIRLWEDPQLGLGTLFASNMNRQGQGDIAVGVDQMLPRRGLYRAEKSRATAEQLAQAAMQKQIANELGLMVAQATLELALSDEVIRLQAENVAWLETIVKTAEERAKNPDASATETLRLESELAVKQQVLASARRQRGQFATTLNLLLGRAADAPWPSLSLPAQAQDHASATALKVRLERDNPALASLRHQIEAAQAETMAAREKRKPAFSMGLQVNTYSQGTLQDTMAMLNFKMTLPWFNRKAYEADIARADQLHEAAQGDLAAQQRTLYTQLSVFITEARNNQQLVNAYVTEVVPKSEKTVESLQNAWVSSKATLLDVLDARRALLEAHMEHQRALATWQVALQNLTALTGGFAQPSRP
- a CDS encoding MerR family transcriptional regulator, which produces MSEQLILIGALATQAGVSTQTIRFYEREGLLPRPKRSPGGYRVYPVAVVAEIQFIRECLTAGFTLREIKPMLRGQSHESAFDCKKISEVLKQKIRRIDEQMESLRTIRISLSDLLSECGVSPNAQTCRALDTLRAGGSVKNSGIRSVPPSQRKGDEVILLSEEGVMPRIGVPLKHALISSPPPLLWRHTWRLLFESPSCRLCSKDTRQCLRG
- a CDS encoding putative iron-sulfur cluster-binding metallochaperone, translating into MKTAITTSNACPLCQQTGKKISDLTLAAQVKEDTLAALPSQEGFRFCAQRDCPVVYYREEGGVTISLDQVRHPVFQKSDDPRRPVCYCFSHTVEEITAEVKKAGRSSVPQAIKDNCSKGLDACERNNPQGSCCLGNVSKVVKSAQSVQDATTSRETDCGSCCTTDASAVKTKTTTPRPRSGWLGLGAVFSAMLASACCWLPLLLIAFGASTAGVSGFFETWRPVLLGITFVLLGAGFYLVYFRNNCCDVDGACTTNSGARKRSCWMLWLATALVLVFAAFPKYAGWLATSGNSTSHETGGEVTTLTVGGMTCEACATGLNESLRHIPGVLATEVNYATRTVHVSTVTADTRQTIVAVRQALSEAGYTVEPAKNSLLPAKP
- a CDS encoding RNA polymerase sigma factor; the protein is MSYQDEEDIQLMQKLTAGEDLALNELMHRWRDRVASFLLRMVGDHATATDLAQETFVRLYTSRKSYKPTAAFSTYLFHIAANLARSHARWKGRHPTVPMEDEAGELTHDPVDPQLTPDDAAALNEKAALVNKAIGRLPAELREALLLFAVEQMSQAEIAAVLRCSVKAVEVRVYRARQMLRQMLDASL
- a CDS encoding periplasmic heavy metal sensor, with the translated sequence MKRGLLILILAVAASTAAFFITRNQCQCGTRLDATSHDGETMLPELEWLHRELKLDDTQFEKVKAQHLAYKPTCEALCMKVVAARKKIGQLAAQGNLSSPEFDAALQEQAAVHVECQKALLRHLHQTAGLMSESQARQYLDAMLPQVIGVAAEPVSHGH
- a CDS encoding CusA/CzcA family heavy metal efflux RND transporter gives rise to the protein MLSHLITFAMRQRAAVLLATLILIGIGSWSAIHLPIDAVPDITNPQVQINTAVNALAPEEIEKLVSFPIESEMAGLPQMVELRSLSKFGLSQVTMIFEDDVDLYRTRQLVTERLQAVLDELPPGLTPKLAPVATGLGEIFYYGLDYSADAPHKPATREAQLMALAQIQEYQVKPLLRGTPGVAEVNTSGGYQRQIVIQPDPARLAARGMSLDMLAEIVEQNTRNAGGGYVEIGGEQLIVRATSRVNDIEQILSIPLKFAGGVKPILLSEVATVSIGSAFRTGASTDDGQEALIGATIMLAGENSRLVAQAVRAKLAEIQPKLPQGIVIRALYDRSDLVSRTIATVEKNLAEGALLVVVVLFALLGNFRAAFIVALVIPLSMLIAMTGMVRYHISGNLMSLGAIDFGLIIDGAVVMVENIVRHLGERQHALGRTLTLRERTDEVLKSAKEVANPMFFGVLIITVVYVPILALQGIEGKMFKPMALVVMLALGGSLVLAVTLMPVLCSYLLGGKIQEKDNWLVTLTKRLYTPLLRFGLRFKPLIVLPMLIMFGSSLWVFTRLGSEFIPQLDEGDFAFQLIRSSSAGLSSSLELQKQSEAVIRRDFPEVKEMFSRIGTAEIATDPMNPNVADTYLMLSPRDQWRKEDGKPISKEHLGELMRKALLDQVPGQNILVTQPIQMRFNEIMAGARADLVCKIFGDSYDELERLAGEVRTAITAIPGGGETEFDSIGKNPMIEIQPDREAMRKFNVHADELNRLIETALAGTEVGLVIEGNKRSPIVVRLGEDRRSDLEGIKRLALRTEGGGMLALGQVAKIVLVPQPVQIAREDAQRRVSILINVRGRDTEGFVQEATQAIHDKVKFPDGYYFEFGGQFKNLQEAKARLMIVVPLALALIFVLIFLSFGSFRQATLIFMCVPLAVTGGIFALYLRDMPFTISAAVGFIALSGIAVLNGIMLISYINQLRGEGREVREAVVEGTLTRLRPKLMTALVASLGFVPMAIATGAGAEVQRPIATVVIGGIITSTFLTLLVVPVLYDWIERKTKAQTNTP